The Pedobacter mucosus genome window below encodes:
- a CDS encoding M20/M25/M40 family metallo-hydrolase: MNKKLLLPTLLLFTSSFAFAQDKKLIDNIVKEVNENSQLEKLAHELLDVVGPRLVGSPQMKQANDWAVKKYSTWGISAKNEKWGEWRGWERGVSHIDLISPRLRTLEGTQLAWSPSTNGKAINAEAIVLPAITDSVSFQKWLPTVKGKLVLISMNQLSGRPEKNWEEFATKDLFEKYKKQKADAAKAWAEGMTKTGLTAKNLALAIENAGAAGIIINNWSQGFGVDKIFGANTTKIPTVDLSVEDYGLVYRLAINGDKPKLKIEAESKELGVVPTFNTLAEIKGKQKPNEYVMLSAHFDSWDGASGATDNGSGTILMMEAMRILKKFYPNPKRTILVGHWGSEEQGLNGSRAFVEDHPEIVSNLQALFNQDNGTGRVVNIGGQGFAKSKDYITRWLAAVPDTIKNQVKTSFPGMPGAGGSDFASFVAAGALGYSLGATSWDYGTYTWHTNRDSYDKLVFDEIKSNVILTAIMVYMACEDAEKTSTTKATDLPVNERTGKPAAWPEQRKATRKGGL, translated from the coding sequence ATGAATAAAAAACTACTATTACCAACGTTACTTTTGTTTACTTCTTCTTTTGCTTTTGCGCAAGACAAGAAATTAATCGACAATATTGTTAAAGAAGTAAATGAAAACTCGCAGTTAGAAAAACTGGCGCACGAGCTTCTGGATGTTGTAGGACCGCGTTTAGTGGGTTCTCCGCAAATGAAACAAGCAAACGATTGGGCAGTAAAAAAATACAGCACATGGGGAATCTCAGCCAAAAATGAAAAATGGGGCGAATGGCGAGGATGGGAAAGGGGAGTATCTCATATTGATTTAATTAGTCCGAGATTAAGAACTTTAGAAGGCACACAATTGGCTTGGAGTCCATCAACAAATGGAAAAGCAATCAATGCCGAAGCCATAGTTTTACCTGCAATTACAGATTCTGTTTCCTTCCAAAAATGGTTACCAACGGTTAAAGGTAAACTGGTTTTGATATCAATGAATCAACTTTCTGGCCGTCCAGAGAAAAACTGGGAAGAGTTTGCGACAAAAGATTTATTCGAAAAGTATAAAAAGCAAAAAGCTGATGCTGCAAAAGCTTGGGCTGAAGGCATGACAAAGACTGGCTTAACCGCTAAGAATTTAGCTTTAGCCATCGAAAATGCAGGCGCAGCAGGTATAATTATTAATAATTGGTCGCAAGGTTTTGGAGTTGACAAAATCTTTGGCGCTAATACTACGAAAATTCCAACTGTAGATTTATCAGTAGAAGATTATGGGTTAGTATATCGTTTGGCTATAAATGGCGACAAGCCAAAACTTAAAATCGAAGCTGAATCTAAAGAATTGGGCGTGGTACCAACCTTTAATACGCTTGCAGAAATTAAAGGCAAGCAAAAACCGAATGAATATGTAATGTTATCTGCTCACTTCGATTCGTGGGATGGTGCCAGTGGCGCTACCGATAACGGTTCGGGTACCATCTTAATGATGGAGGCTATGCGTATTTTGAAAAAATTCTATCCAAATCCTAAACGTACTATTTTGGTTGGGCATTGGGGAAGTGAAGAACAAGGTTTGAACGGCTCAAGAGCTTTTGTTGAAGATCATCCAGAGATTGTAAGCAATTTACAAGCCTTATTTAACCAAGATAATGGAACTGGTAGGGTAGTTAATATTGGCGGACAAGGGTTTGCGAAATCAAAAGATTACATTACCCGTTGGTTGGCTGCAGTTCCTGATACCATTAAAAACCAAGTAAAAACTAGTTTCCCAGGTATGCCAGGTGCTGGAGGTTCAGACTTTGCATCATTCGTTGCTGCGGGCGCCCTGGGTTATTCGCTAGGTGCTACCAGCTGGGATTATGGTACTTATACGTGGCATACCAATCGTGATAGCTATGATAAATTGGTTTTTGATGAGATAAAAAGCAATGTAATATTAACAGCAATTATGGTTTATATGGCTTGTGAAGATGCAGAAAAAACCTCAACAACGAAAGCAACCGATTTACCGGTTAATGAGCGTACAGGAAAGCCTGCTGCTTGGCCTGAACAAAGAAAAGCAACTCGTAAAGGCGGTTTGTAG
- a CDS encoding cytochrome d ubiquinol oxidase subunit II: MEYVVIAFLCLGILLYFLLGGADFGAGIIELFTSAKNRSKTRNTMYQAIGPVWEANHMWLIIAIVILFVGFPHIYTTMSVYLHIPLLIMLIGIIARGTAFVFRHYDAVKDNMQEVYNKIFVYSSFITPLFLGIIAGSVISGHIDPKANDFVTAYISSWLNWFSISVGLFTVALCGFLAAIYLIGETEDLIDKRRFIKKAEFMNIAAVVFGAMVFIAAQRDEIPLYNWVFKNSVGLSAIILASISLVLLWYLLIKGKTKILRVLAGFQVSMILLAISYAHFPNFIRLKGGDTISLFNSIGPEKTIYSLGLALLLGSVLILPFLGYLFYKFQQKEE; this comes from the coding sequence ATGGAATATGTTGTAATCGCTTTTTTATGTTTAGGAATTTTGCTTTACTTTCTATTAGGTGGGGCAGATTTTGGAGCTGGAATTATTGAGCTTTTTACCTCAGCAAAAAATCGAAGTAAAACCAGGAACACCATGTATCAGGCTATAGGACCAGTTTGGGAGGCAAATCACATGTGGCTAATCATCGCTATAGTGATTTTATTTGTCGGTTTCCCTCACATTTATACAACCATGTCAGTCTATTTGCATATTCCTCTACTCATCATGCTAATTGGTATTATTGCCAGAGGAACAGCTTTCGTTTTTCGTCATTACGATGCGGTTAAAGATAATATGCAAGAGGTTTACAATAAAATTTTTGTGTATTCTAGCTTCATTACACCATTATTTTTAGGCATTATTGCCGGAAGCGTCATTTCTGGTCACATCGATCCGAAGGCAAACGATTTTGTAACGGCATACATTTCCAGTTGGCTTAATTGGTTTTCTATTTCAGTAGGCTTATTTACGGTTGCGCTTTGCGGTTTTCTCGCTGCCATTTATCTTATTGGTGAGACTGAAGATTTAATTGACAAACGCCGTTTTATAAAGAAAGCAGAATTTATGAACATCGCTGCCGTTGTTTTTGGTGCCATGGTTTTTATTGCCGCACAGCGTGATGAAATTCCTTTATATAACTGGGTTTTTAAAAATTCTGTAGGTTTATCGGCCATTATTTTAGCCAGTATCTCACTTGTATTATTATGGTATTTATTGATAAAAGGGAAGACGAAAATTCTACGTGTATTGGCTGGTTTCCAAGTTTCTATGATTTTACTAGCCATTAGCTATGCGCACTTTCCAAATTTTATTAGGTTAAAAGGTGGCGATACAATTTCATTATTTAATAGCATCGGACCAGAAAAAACAATTTATAGTTTGGGATTAGCACTTTTGTTAGGTAGTGTATTAATCTTGCCGTTTTTAGGATACTTGTTTTATAAGTTTCAGCAGAAGGAAGAGTAG